The DNA sequence TCAGTTCTTATTTTGAATTTTCTATCAACACTTACAACCAGTCCCGACTCTTCTGTTACCTCGCATTCGAGAGCATCTTTGGGATGTTCTTTGGAATTAATATAACCCGAAGGAATTCCCCATTTATCACCATTTCTAAATTCATGCTTAAACAAAAGTACTCTATTTTTATTATCGAAAAATATTCCAGCGGTAGCTACCAAAAATTCATCATGAAATATTCTCATTATGAATAGTTGTAATTTTTTAAAAGGGAATATTTTCCAAATATATTTAAGCATGAGTTATCATAAAGAATCTTCGTCATAGTCATTATTACCCGCTTTTGTCCTTAATCTTTCATTTTCCAATTCAATTTTATGCAAATCTTTAGTTAACTCTGCAATTCTTTTGTTGGCTTCTTTAATATCTTTCTCTTTACTACCAATGGTAAAGTAAGTCGACATGAAGCGAAGAAAATATAGAACTGCTGTCAACAGCATGCCTATTGCAGCAGATATAAGTACCACCAAATAGATGGGACTATTGGTAAGTTGATAAAAACCAAAATTTACACTAATTTGATTTGTATTAATTGTTGCAAAATAAGCAAAAACTACACCAAACACTACTACGAATATTGAAGTTAACATTATAAGGTGATTATACTATACATTTTGAAATATTTATTTTGTTATGTAATATGATTAACACTTGGTATAACTTGTACTTTCTTTTCTAAATTCGATGCAGCAGCAACATGTTTACGTATAAAAGCACGTGTGTTTTATTTTTCGTTAACTGTTTACCATGAAGTTAATACTCCCTCAGATTGTCAAATATATACTCACCTTCTTTTTTAAAGTTTGAGGTGAAAATCACTTACCTAGTGAATGACTTGGTGCCGCCTTACGGGAACCATATCTTTAATTAATTTATAGTTTGTTTTAGAACAATCCTTCCTTTAATTCCGCAATCGATAAGACAACTTCAAACGTAGCCATATCACCTACATTTACAAAAAGTGAAAGCGAGTCTTTATCACCTTTTTTAATTATTCCTCCGCACGAATACACGACACGTCGATGTGAATGTAATTCGTTAACCAGAGGCTTGCCATCAGCTTTGATAAAATTATCAGGAGTAATGATTGGATCTTCGGCCACTTTTACTTCAAATTTATCATTATTACGCGTGAGTTTTGCCCGTCCAATACTGTAAATATATTTTTTAATACCATGTATTTTATGTATTGAAATACCGTGAATAATGAATAGCGCCTCCGTTTCATTTATCCAAATAGGTGGCATGGTGGTTCCTATCCGCCATTTTGCCCAATATAAATCTTTCGGAAATTCGATATCACCAAGCTTACGAGGTAGTTGATGATGAAGTGCAAACGCCAATATTTTATGATTATACTTGCGATTCTCGGGTCGGAAAAAATAAGTCACATTATCTACTGGTGTCATATTTTTTCCCGGTCCGAATGTGTTGATAATTAAATAAGGAGGAAGTTCTTCTTTCCACGTACTGTGTGAATCGATTTTAATTATTGCGGGAAATGGAATAGGATGGCCTTTTTTGTCCCGTAAAACCGCTGTAACACCAATAAGAAGATTTTCATTTTGCAATTCGATTACTCTGGGATCCTCTAAATTTACACCTTCATACACAGGTTTCCAGATGAGACGCGTGTTAACAATTTTCCCTAAACTGTCTAATTCAAACAATTTTAACACTCCCGTATCCGGTTCTCCCTCACCCCCTGCTTTTCTTACTTCTCTTCCTATAAAATATATTGATTCACCATGTAGACTCTGCCATGCTGCCATATTATAACGAGACACTTTGCTCTCTGGAAAAATATTCTTTATTTTCTTAATTTTCATATATTATTTTTTTCAACTTGTTTTCTCACTTTCAATAAGTTTAATTGTTTTCATTTCCAATAAGACCAGAATTGTTATATAAATTAAGTTCCGATACTACAATCCGTGATAACAAATATGAAACTAACGACTCCGCTCCTTGATTTAAATTGATCCTATCCGGATGAATACCATCATAACAGCCACCGTTTTGATAATTGTATAGCGGAAGATTCAAACTATTATTGCCCAAAAACCAACTAAAGGAAATTGCCATCAAATTTAGATAATTATCGTCATGTGTTATTTTATACGCTGTTGATAATGCCAATATCATAGCTGCAGGATCTTCGGGTTGTTGGTCAAAGTTGCTTCTTTTTTGATTGTTTTTGTACCAATAAGAATGGCCAATTGGAATGTATCGGTTAGACGAAAATGTTTTATTAATAAGAAATGTTAATGCAGCTATTCCTTTTTCAAGGTATATTTTTCTTCCCGTTATTTTACTTGCAATTAGTAACGCCTCAGGTATCACAGCATTGTTGTAGCCCAAATAATCCGCAAACCAATTCCAAGATTTAATCGAATTTTTCGAATATTGGGTAACCAGAGAATCCGCGTGATCAATTATTTTAATTAGTAGTTCTTTGCGAAACTTGGGATATGCAGTCGATACTAGTGCAAACGATTTAATGATGAAAGCCGACGAACGAACATGTCTTAGCTCTGGTGTCAAAGGAAGCGCTTTGATAAATATTTCCTTTGCCATATTTCGTATGACCAAAGAGTTGTTTTTGTTACTCATAACTTCACCGACAGCCCATATTGCTCGTGACGATGAATCGTCTAAATCTTCACTTTTATTTTGGGGGGTCGCTTTTTTGTGTAAATAATCTAAATAATTGATAAAGCTACCGTCTTGCGATTGGCATTTTTTAATAAATGTAAGATATTTTTTCATTTGTATTTCTAAATTATTCAACAAGCTAGTATTCATCCAACTACATATAACCAATGCGCGCGCGTTGTCATCCAACGTATAACCATATTCCTTGCTTGGTTTGTCTAGCTTCGCAAATTGAAACAGACCAAAACCGTCAGTCATATTATTAAGATGTGTAAAGTTTATCTCCGGTAATATATTTTGTTTTAATAGATTCGAATATTGAAGTGCGACATTACTCCATAGCATAGAACGTGTTTGCATATAAGCGTTTTTATGTTTGTTTTCAAGTTCCAACTTGTCACTGAGTAAATTATTTAAAGCTTTGGTGTAGGCATCGGAATCCATAATGGGAACAAGAATTCCCGTATCTTCATTTACAATTTCTTTCGCCTGAGCGAATTCGGTACTAACAACCGCTCTTCCCGTTCCTAGGGCATACGACAATGTTCCACTTACGGCTTGATTGACATTTATGGAAGTGGAAATGTAAATATCTGTTGCTTTCAAAAATTGAATTAGATCTTTTAATGTTAGGTACTGATTATAAAATCTAACATGATTTTCTAATTGTAATTCTGCAACAAGACTTACTAATTCTTTCCGGTAA is a window from the Candidatus Woesebacteria bacterium genome containing:
- a CDS encoding LapA family protein, which codes for MLTSIFVVVFGVVFAYFATINTNQISVNFGFYQLTNSPIYLVVLISAAIGMLLTAVLYFLRFMSTYFTIGSKEKDIKEANKRIAELTKDLHKIELENERLRTKAGNNDYDEDSL
- a CDS encoding NUDIX hydrolase, which codes for MRIFHDEFLVATAGIFFDNKNRVLLFKHEFRNGDKWGIPSGYINSKEHPKDALECEVTEESGLVVSVDRKFKIRTDRDSARLEILYTGEFIGGEFKESNEVAKAKLFKTDQLPKISDDIKHFIYQAYEQRISGKVRR
- a CDS encoding glycosyltransferase, whose product is MGTYPPRECGIATFNQDLLNSSQKLLGKDVQCKVAAMNFSPLDKFIYPSEVKWEINQNAIAEYKNLAQIFNNDAGISGVMIQHEYGIYGGNDGEYILSFIEACEKPILITLHTVLPNPSDNMKSVTGRLINRANIIVVLTQSSKSLLETLYPKSKGKVYVISHGVHYAAFSTTKAAKQKLKLKSNLSIMSTFGLLSRGKGIEYVIQALPELVKRHPNILYLVLGQTHPVVQQNEGESYRKELVSLVAELQLENHVRFYNQYLTLKDLIQFLKATDIYISTSINVNQAVSGTLSYALGTGRAVVSTEFAQAKEIVNEDTGILVPIMDSDAYTKALNNLLSDKLELENKHKNAYMQTRSMLWSNVALQYSNLLKQNILPEINFTHLNNMTDGFGLFQFAKLDKPSKEYGYTLDDNARALVICSWMNTSLLNNLEIQMKKYLTFIKKCQSQDGSFINYLDYLHKKATPQNKSEDLDDSSSRAIWAVGEVMSNKNNSLVIRNMAKEIFIKALPLTPELRHVRSSAFIIKSFALVSTAYPKFRKELLIKIIDHADSLVTQYSKNSIKSWNWFADYLGYNNAVIPEALLIASKITGRKIYLEKGIAALTFLINKTFSSNRYIPIGHSYWYKNNQKRSNFDQQPEDPAAMILALSTAYKITHDDNYLNLMAISFSWFLGNNSLNLPLYNYQNGGCYDGIHPDRINLNQGAESLVSYLLSRIVVSELNLYNNSGLIGNENN